The following coding sequences are from one Humulus lupulus chromosome X, drHumLupu1.1, whole genome shotgun sequence window:
- the LOC133805514 gene encoding uncharacterized protein LOC133805514, whose amino-acid sequence MSWIINSVSPPIATIILYRDRASTTWQDFHDRYYQSNGPRIYQLKQSISNIKQVDLDITTHFTKLQTLCDELTMFRPLTDGASSNYQEQDYVLYFLMGLNESYPQIRSNILMMEPLPPINKVFSLIIQEEKQRPLSNLQLPIAAHVHTNKSFAKKPLLCTHCGLQNHTRDLCYKLHGFPPSWKPKPRDSNSSWTANKPDFQPKYPPKQGIAAAVSNGPPTSTFTTEQYQQLLTYLAISTSRDHCHSFTSFRYTF is encoded by the coding sequence ATGAGCTGGATTATTAACTCAGTCTCACCTCCCATAGCTACCATCATTTTATACCGAGATCGTGCTTCTACAACGTGGCAAGATTTTCATGATCGGTACTATCAGAGCAATGGCCCTCGGATTTATCAACTGAAGCAGTCCATTTCCAACATCAAACAAGTGGATCTTGACATTACCACACATTTTACCAAGTTGCAAACTCTCTGCGATGAACTGACAATGTTTAGGCCCCTCACTGATGGTGCCTCTTCAAATTACCAAGAACAAGATTATGTCTtgtattttttaatgggtttAAATGAATCCTATCCTCAAATCCGCTCCAATATTCTGATGATGGAGCCCCTTCCTCCCATTAACAAAGTTTTTTCTCTCATCATCCAAGAGGAAAAACAAAGACCATTGTCTAATCTTCAGTTGCCCATTGCTGCCCATGTTCACACAAACAAATCTTTTGCGAAGAAACCTTTACTGTGCACTCACTGTGGTCTCCAAAATCATACACGTGATCTTTGCTACAAGCTCCATGGTTTTCCCCCTAGTTGGAAACCAAAACCTCGTGACTCAAATTCTTCTTGGACTGCCAACAAACCAGATTTTCAACCCAAGTACCCACCAAAACAGGGAATAGCTGCTGCCGTTTCTAATGGTCCACCAACTTCCACTTTCACTACTGAACAATACCAACAACTCCTCACTTATCTCGCTATCTCAACATCCCGAGACCACTGCCACAGTTTTACAAGTTTCCGGTATACATTCTAA